In Clostridium butyricum, the genomic stretch GACAACTTCCCCGTGAAGATGATATTCTTCTATCTCTTCAAACTTTGTAAGTGCATAAAAGACTGCATGTGCAAGACCACTATTATAATCAGGTGTATGATCCCGTGTAAGAAATATTGATACAATTGCAGTGGTTACTATAATAGTTAAAACTGTCTGTTCAAGCTCATATGTGCATACTTTTTCTTCATTATCCTTTAATGCTTTTTCTCCATACAAAAGAAGAGGCTCAAGGCACATATGACTAAAACCAACTCCAAGAGCCTTAAAATGTTCAAGTTCCTCTCCTCTAGCTGAAACTGTACTTTCATAATATTTTGAATAAGTGTCGCCAATTCCTGCCCACATATAATTTTTAGGTGCTGCTCCTATTATTTCTGTATCTATAAAAGTATGTGCAGCTGGATGAAGAAAAAAATAGGGTTCCTTAAATGTTCCATCATTATTATACATAATAGATACATTGGTACATGCTGCACAGTTTGATGCAATAGTTGGAAATGCAAAAACCTTCTTCTTTGATTTTTCTCCAAGACATTTACTTGTATCTATTGCCTTTCCTCCTCCTACAGCAAATATATAATCTGCTTCTTTAACAACATTGTTTTTACTTAACACCTCTACATTTTCATATGTACAATTTCCACCATACCATACAAAATCAAGAATTTGTATTCCTGCTTCATTGCATGCATAAATAAGCTTTTTCTTTGCTGCTTCAATAGCTCTATATCCTCCTATTACAACGGCTTTTATTCCATATTCCTTGCATGTGTCCTTTACTTTTCTATAAACATTATTACCTATGCAATAACTTGGTAAAAATAAATCATAATTTTTCATATAGTCCCCCTAGATTTCGTATTTCTTATTGCTTTTTAATATTAATTTAATTCATTATAACATATTATGTAAAAAAAATTGCCATGCAAAAGTACATGACAATTTCCTCTTATAAAATAGAGTTAATTAAATTTTCCTACTAATTCACTTATTTCAGCTTCAAATTTTTCAGCATATTCTTCAAAAGGAACATTCTTTTCTTCAACTTTTAAAGCTAATTCATACATAAACTCTGGGATTTCTCTTGCAAGAAGTACGCCATAAACCTTAGCAAGCTTTGCATTACCTTCTGAAAATCTTCCATTTACGTGTAATTCAAATGCATCTTCTAAAAGATCATTATATTTTTTCTTCTTACCAGTAAGTCCAATTAATGCACCTTGATGGAATCCACATGAATTTGCACATCCTGATATATGGATACTTGGAAGTATATCTTTAGTATAATTTTTTTCTTTAAAATAATTCAAAATATTTTTGAGCATACTCTGACTTGCCCCAAGACCTATTTGACATACTGGAACACCAATACATGATACACTTTGTTCGAGTTTTGTTTCTCCACCACAACCTGCAGTAATATTTAATAATTCTTCTGCTTCTTTTCCGTTAAGATTTCTTATAAAAATCCCTTCTGTCATTGTAAGCCTTAATTCAATATCATTCATGCTTTCTATAGCACTTACAATATTTCTTAGAATTTTTAAATCTGCCTGACCACCAACTGGATGGAAATATACACTATATAATCCATTCTGCTTTTGTTCTACTAATCTTATATCCTCACATTCAGTCTTAATTCCTTCTTTTTCACATTGTATTTCTTTAATATTGAAATTTAACTTGTCCTCTGACATAACTGCATTTAAATGCTTCTTGAAGCAATTTTTAAATTCTTCTTCACCCATTCTTTCAAGTATGTATCTTATTCTTGCTTTTGCTCTATTTTGATAATCTCCTTCTTCAATGAATAACCTTACCATTGCTTCAACATAATTTAAAACTTCATTTGGATTACAATACTCATCAAGGGCAACTCCTGTTTTAGGATTCTGTCCAAGCCCTCCACCAATATATACTTTAAATAACTTATTTCCATTATTATTTATAGCTAAAAATCCTAAATCTGTCATACTGCAATGAGCAACATCTTCATCTTTATTCGAAAAAGATACTTTTAGCTTTCTTGGAAGTTTATAATCCCTTATTCTTTCCATAAAGTATCTGTTTACTAATAGTGCATATGGAGATACATCAAAGGCTTCATCTTTTTGTACTCCTGAAAGTGGAGATATTGCAACATTTCTTGGAAAATTCCCACCTGCACCTCTTGTATATATGTTATTTTCAAGAGCTTCCTTCATTAAATCACATACAGCATCTATTGATAATCCATGAAATTGTACTGCCTGCCTTGTTGTAAAATGAATGTTCTGAAGATTATTTTCTTCTGCCTTATCAATAAACCATTTCATTTCATTAAAAGAAATAATTCCTGATGGAGTTCTGAATCTTATCATAAAGGTATTTCTACTTCTTTCAGCATAAACTCCCATTCCACCTGACGCATGCTTAAAATCCATAACAGATAGTTCCTTATTTAAAAACTTATGTCCCTTTTCTCTAAATTCTTCAATTTCACCTAAAAGCTTTTCTTTTAATTCCTTCATAATAATTCTCCTCTTCTTTTGCCTATTATTTTAAATATAATACTACCTGTACTAATGCTTATAACAAAAGCAGCAATGATGTGCTGCTTTTAATCTCACTAAGATATAATATAACTTCCATTTATATTTTCTTCAATATAATTATAGTAATTTACTTATACTTATTTTTTATGGTTATTATTATAATTTACCTATAAGGCTAAATAGTAATGTTTCTTACTATACACATATTTTACTCACATAATATTCTTGCATATCTTCAAGCCTTAAGCATGCAAGCTGTCCATCTACATTTTCCCCAAAACAGCATCCACAATCTATATATATAGTTCCATGCCTCTTTATAATGGTATTTGATCCATCTTCTATATTTTGTACAGGTGTGTGTCCACAAATAATAGTATAATCCCTATATTTTTTTTCATTTCCTATATTATCTCTACTCCAAATATAAATATCTTCACTTTGAGTTAAAAATTCTTCAAGTTCAAAGCTATCATCGTAATCTTTAAAACCTGCGTGAACAAAAATAAACTTGTCCACAACTTTGATTAAAGGTAAACCTTTAATATACTCTAAAACTTTAACAATTTCAGTTTCTCCTCTCTCAAGAAGCTGACTATGAGTTACATATCCACCATTAACATACCATAACATATAGTCATCATTTATTATTGCATCTTCAAACATCTTTTCATGATTTCCTTTAATCATTTGAATGTTTTTTTTATCTAGTATATAATCTAGCACTTTTAAAGGCTGTGGTCCTCTGTCAAATATATCTCCTAACACATATAATTCATCATCATCGCCAAAGTTTATCTTTTGAAGCATTTCAATAAACTCTGTATAACATCCATGTATATCAGACATTACATATCTGCTCATTTAACTTACTCCCCTTTCAATTAATACATAATAATCAAAAATATTTATCAATACTATATATTCATCTTTATCACTTGCTGACAATATGATTACTCTTACTAATTAAATTATATGATTTCTCATCTTATATATTACATAATATTTTATTAAATTTTTTCTTAAATTACAGAAAAGAAAATAAACAAATGCACGTAATAAGCTTTTATTTTTTTTTATATATTATATAATAGTAACGTAGTAATGATAAATAATATATGAAACGTGTACGATCTCGGGGAGGTACTAAAATGCATAATGTATTAACACAGGAAAATATGAAAAAATTACAGGATGAATTAGAATATAGAATGACAGTTAAAAGAGCTGAAATTGCTAAAGAAAAATTAGTAGCTGCTGCTCATGGTGATAGATCTGAAAATGCTGAATATAAAGAAGCATGCGCAAACTATAGAGAAAATGATAACAGAATTCAGTATCTTATGACTATGATTTCAACAGCAACAGTAATTGATGATGAAGATCAAGACAAATCTGTCCTTGGAATAAACAGTAAAGCTAAAGTAAAGTTTATTGACGATGATGAAGAGGAAATCATTACTCTTGTTACAACAATGGACCTTGATCCTGAAAACATGATGATAAGTATCGAATCTGATTTAGGAAAAGCCCTAATTGGTAAAAAAGCTGGAGAAATTGTTGAAGTAGAAGCTCCTGGCGATAAATATTCTGTTGAAATTTTAGAAATTCTATAATTTTTATTGTTAAAAAGCATAGAGCACTAAATCTGTTTCAATTTAAGTTTAAATTGAAACGCAAGATTTAGTGCCCTTTAAATTTAATCTAAATGTTAGCCCAAAAATTACATATTTCATCTAACAGATTTTCTCTTGTTATTTCATTATTAAGATATCTTCTTAATAAATTACCAACAATTGCCGAATTATTAGATGGAAGGTAGCTTGTCATAAAATCCATAGTCTTATTATCATTTCTATACTTAATTATATCTGAAACTAAAGGATCTGTTTGACTTATATTTATATTATTAAAACTTGGTATAATGCCACAATCTTCAACTATAAACTCATTACCTTTTTCATTATATACAAGATAATTTAAGAATCTTTTTGCTGCTTCTTGCTGCTCTAATGAGTTATTGCTATCAATAACAATATATTTTGTAACATCTACTACTATTTCATTCTGCCCATAAGCACTACTATCATTACTTACTGGAACAGAAATAAAACCAAATTCGTTATTTCCATTACTATTAGCTAAAATATTCATCGATGCCCAGTTTCCCATATACCAGAACCCTACATCACCTTTTCCTAAAAGTTCTGCACATTTATCATATGATGGTGACATAGGATTATCCGCATACATATTATACTTCTTCATCAGATCAAAAGTATCAATAAGTCCATTTAAAATCCCATTGTTCTTAATAGCTTCAGGGGATTTCTTAAGATTTTCAAAATACATTTCAGTATTTATTCCAGATTTTTCACTATCAATAGAATAAAATGTTGATAGGAAATGATCACCTAAAGACCATTCTTCATTTGTTACAATAATAGCATTTTTGCCTATGGCATTGACCTTATTAAAAGCCTCTTCTAAAGCAGATATTGAATTTATTCCTTTTACATCAATTCCAGCTTCATCTGTAACTTTTTTATTATATATAAATCCCATACCTTCAGTCGTAAATGGAAATCCTATAATATTGCCACTATCATTTTTAGCAATATCAGGTATATCCCCAGAAATATCTTTAATCCATTCTTCAGTTGAAAGATCTACAAACTTATCTTTAAAACTTCTTATATGCGCAGAATCCATGATTATCATTGTAGGGGCATTGCCTGCTTCATACATAAAATTCACTTTTTCTATATATGAGCTTGATTGACTGTACTTTACAAGTTTTATATTTATATCTTCATTTTCTTCCATAAAATCCTTAGCAGCTTCATGCAGTGCCACTGTGATTTCCGGTTTTGAATTCAAAATTGATATATTAACAACATTACTCTTGTCAGAAGACTTACATCCTGTAAATGATGTTAATATTAAAATACTCACAATCATCGAGCATATTATCTTTTTCATCCTATATCTCCTCTATTCTGTCTTGAACTTGTCTATATTAACTTTTAATTCATCTACAACTTTTAAAATCTTATCTCCTGCTACTTTTACTTTTTCAACTACAGAAATCTGATCTTCAGAAGATGCTGTAACTTCTTCTGATACAGCTGCACTTTCTTCTGAACTACTCGCAAGAGTTTCAATAAGTTCTAAAAGATTTTCACTAAAGTCCTTTATATAGTCAATAAGATTATTAAATGACTTTATATTATCTGATATCTTACTATCTGCATTTGTAATTTCATCAAATATAGCTAGAGTTTCGTTTACTGTTAAATTTTGAACTTTCATACCTTCATCTATAGAACTCATAAGCTTTGTAGTCAAATCAGCTTTATTTCTTATAGTATTTAATATTTCTGCGGTTTCTTGTGTAGCTTCCTTAGACTCATTTGCTAATTTTCCTACTTCTTCTGCAACTACTGCAAATCCTTTTCCACTTTCACCAGCTCGTGCTGCTTCAATTGATGCATTTAATGCAAGGAGACTTGTCTGATTTGATATTTCACTTATTGTTTCAATAATTCTATCTATATTTAAAACAAATTGAGATAATTCATTAACTTCATCAACAGCTTGATCAACTAGCTTAAACTGTTCTTCAGTACTATTTTTTAATTCCTTAGTACCTTTATTTCCCTTTTTCAAAGCATCATCTGATATTTTTAAAGCACTATTTGTCTCTCCAAGTTTTTTTGTAACTTCACTAATCTTCTCATCTAGATTTCTAACATAACTTAATATATCATCTGTCTTTGATGCCTGAGCAACAGAAGTATCTGCAATTTCAGTCATAGCCGAAGAAATATCTCTACTGTTTTCTTCAGCAGAAGATGCCAATTCCTCAAGTTCAACAGATGCATCTTTAAGATCATTACTTTTGCTATCTATGCTAAGCACAAGATTTCTCAATGAATTTACCATTTCATTTAAGTCATTTCCTATGTTCGTAATTTCTGATGCACCAGTTAAATCACACTGAACTGAAAGATTTCCATTTGCCACTTCCTTAGTAAGTGATGCCATTTCATTAATTGGTTTTGTAAAAAGCTTTAAAATGTAAAGGGCAACCCCTACTATTAGTACTATGATAACTATTACTATAGGAAATACAGTTATAAATGCATTCTTAAAGCCCTTATATATTTCTGAATTTGGAGTAGTTGTCATTGTTCCCCATTTTAATGACGGTATAAAATTATATACAGCTACTCCCTTTTCACCATTGTATGTATAATTTATGCTGTTGAAATTACCATCTAATGCTTTTTCTGCACCTTTACTTAATTCACTTGAACTTTCCAATATATTCTCATTCATTATTTTAGTGTAATCACTGTGATATGTTATATATCCATTATTATTGAATGTATATACTTGTCCATCTTCTGAATAAAATATAGTACCTATACTATCTTCAATACTTTCTGTTTTAACCTTATTTACAATATATCCAACAACTTTATTGTTTTGTTTTACAGGAGACGAAAAAATTATATACGAAAGATTATTTTCATATACTAAAACATCACTAACATATGAATACCCTTTGCTTACATCCTTAAAATAGGGTTCACTGCTAATATTTTCACCTTTAGATCCAAGAGAATCCGCAATTATATTTCCATTAGTATCAACATACATTATATTTAATATTCCTGTATCTTGACCTTGTTTGTTTCGTAATTCTTGCTGTATACTGTCAATATCAGTACTATATACAGTTTGGGAAGTTGCAATATCTTCCACTAAAATTACATTGTCATCAGCCCAATTATCTAAGTTATCTGTTATCATTCTGGATATTTGTTTTAACGACAGTATTTCGCTGCTATACATAGAAGATTTAATTATAACGCCACATATAAGTGCAAATATAATTAATGGCAGTATACCAACGCTTAGAAAACTAAATAATAATTTTGTCTTAAGAGTTTTTTCATTATTTTTATCCTTTGTTTTCGTTTTCATCATCCATTCCACCTTTCTCTACAATAGATAGTATATACCAAATTTACTATTTTGAAAATATTTTTTATTATATTTAATTTTTCCTTGAAAATACCTTTATTTTTTCTTAAAATACTCATATATTACATTTTTTTGTAGATTAAACGTATATTATAGACTATTTTTTAACTATAAACTTTCTTATTATACATAGAAAAAGAAAATCTCCCTAAACAAAGAGAGATTTTTTCATAATATTAAATTTATAAGAAAAATCTATTTTAGTCTTTCTTATAAGTTTTCTTGCAATGTTTATTGCTGCAATTATTTGCTTTCTTTTCTTTTTCTTGTTGAGAACTACATGAACAATCGTGTTTTTCACTCATTTTAAACTCCTCCTAAAATCATAGTTTAAATTTATCAATCTTAAATTTATCAATCTTAAATTTAAATCTAAAATTAATAAAAATATCTCAACAATAGTTTGTACATCATTTTAATAGTTATTCACTATTTCTAAAAATATCTTTTTTATAAAATCCAAACTTTTATTTCTTCATATGGATTAGTCTTTGCTAATCCAATTTTAGTTACTTGTCCACTAAACATCTTAAAATTATTTTGTAAAGTTTTAAATGCAATAATCATCTCTTCTTCACTTAGTTTTTTTCCTATTGTTGTATGAGGTACCCACTGCATTGGCATATAAAATTTATTAAAAGTTATATCACTAACAGATAATAAGGAGTCATTTATTAAAAATGATAAATTATGCAGATATTCATTTAAAACCGGCATTAAAAATATAACCTGTTTTTTGAAAACTCCAATAGAAACCCAATTCAAAGTACCACGTTTAATTTCTCTCATAACTTTATCAATTACATTTATAACTTTACTTTCTTCTTCTGTTTCAAAAGCTGAAATTGTAATATGAGGAGGTACTCTACCTTCAATCATATATTTATTACCACTTTTTTCAGCTACTTTATCTATTAATTGCTGTATAGTTTTTTCTATTTTTTCATCAAAATATAAAGATATTAAGTACATCTAGCACCTCTTTCACATGTAATTTGTAGTAAAAGCTAATATAGAATTCATTATTAAGATATATCCTAGATATGCTACATTGTCTATTTAAATGCAAATTTTAATGGATACATTTATAAATTAAAAATGTATCCATATAATAAACAAAATCATTTTTATTATATTTTATTTTAAATTATACAATTAAGCAAATATATCTTTTATCTCCGCATCAAGTTTATCCAAAATTCTAACACTTTCTTTTTCCCATTGATCAATGGATGAAATATTGTTAGATATCTGTCTGTATATATCTTCAACTTCATCATTTATATCATAAATATTATAATCATATACTATATCAATTTTATCAACATCAATTAAAGATTCAACTGTCTGTAAAGTTATAGCATTTTCTATTTCTATATATCTTTCTTTAAATTTTTCTTTAAGAACTTCCTTTTGTTTACTTATATATTTTGATTCTATAAAATTTACTCTAAGAAATTCTAAAAATTTTTCAAAATCTCCTGCGTTATTTAATGGTTCTAAAGTAAATAGAATTCTAAAGAATAGATTCCATGAAAACTCATTATTTATTACACTCTGAAAATACTCTCCTAATCTTTTTGTAAATTCATCTTCAAATTTAATTTTTCTTTCAAACATTATATCTGAATTAAAATCTATACTTTCATTGGTTATTTCACTCAGTCTTGTTAAAGCTTTAATAAGAACTTCAGTATACTTATCTTCTGATTCATAATCTTCTGATACAAATGCATACCTTATTATTGTTTCACAGGATTTTTTAAAATCAACGGTCATTCCAATAGAATTTTTCATTTTATTTGCAAATAAATCATATATAATTTTAGAAACTATATTTTCGAGGTGTTTCTTTCTTGAATCACTATCTGTTTTTTTCTTAGTTTCAAAATGATTAAAAACTGTTACAAGCTGTTTATCAATCATTGATAAATTGTTTTTTATTGATCCCATTATATCCTTTAAGAAATTATTTTCAATAATATAATTAGAGTTCTTATAAATTATTTCATGTTCTATTTCTCCCCAGAACATATTTACTAAAGACTTAATTTGAAGTTCAAAAGGAATATCATTTCCATTAAAAACATACTTACCATCAATTCTATATATAGTAAATCCATTTTTCTGCTTTTGAGGCTGTTTTCCTTCTAATTTTAAATAAAAGTTATCATCATTTTCATTATAATAATAATTACCATCACTATTTTTATTGAAATACTTCTTAAAAAATCTATAGATGTTCCTTTCATCGTCTGCAAATCTACATTCAATTCTTACACCTATTAAATCACTTAAATTATAAATAAGCTTGTTTCCATCTGGATATCGTTTATAGTACTTATTCCTAAGTATCTTTTCCTTTAAACTTTCTGGTGATTTTACTCTTGCAGAGATATTTAAAAATTCAATTGAATTTTCTTTAAGAATTTCAAAAAAATTGTCTTGTATTACAACAGATAATTCTTCTAAATCATCATACTTATCTTCAAGTTTAGCTATTGCTACATCCAAATATTCAAATTCCTTTATACTCAAAACTTTCCCTCATTTCTTTTCTTAAGTTCCATTTATTCAAATCAAAAAACATTTACTCTCATTTGAAAATGAAGAAACATATTTATATTTCCATATCTCATTTATATTCTTATATTTTTACATAAGATATATGTATTTTCATAAATATATCTTATAATACAATCCAATAACGCTGTATTATATCCTGCCATTTTTTCACTTCTCTTTCTAAAACAGCACCATTATTCACCATTGTCTTGGCTGATCCTAAATTAGTTTTACTACATGTAAGCAAAATCTTATCAAGTCCAATCTTTTTACATTCTTCTAAAGCAAGCTTTAACATTTCTGTTGCATATCCTTTTCGTCTTTCACCTTTGCGTATACTATATCCAATGTTTCCTCCAAAATCAAATAAAAACTCATTCAACTCATGCCTTATATCAATCATTCCAACCAATTCATTATCTTCTTGCCTTATTGCTAAAAAAGTAGTTGCTGGAACAAAACCTTCCTTAACTGTTTCTTTATTACTATTTTCCTTTATATGTTTCATCCATTGTTCATATGATTCAGTACTCTCTAATCCAGCAGTACCATCCATACTCTCACAATTTTTTCTAAATTCCTCTTTATATGAAATAACTTTATCTTTATGAGTAATATCTGGCAAAACTAATTTTAACATTCTTTATCCTCCATAAATAAAATATATATAAATTTTTTTAATATATAACTTTTATAATTTTAAGTTATTATACTTATTTTAAATTATAATTTATTATCACCTTTAAATATACTTAAATTTCAATAATTCCTACTATATATAACATTTATGTATAAAATTTTAATATAAAACCTAAACTATTCTTGAATATGAAAGGAGATTTAAGTAAATGAAATTAAAGAAACAATTTAAACAAATATTATGTGTTTTAGCTGTACTTATAGTTTTTAGTAATATTATTGGTGCTTCATCAGATTCATTTCCAAAAGAATTAAAAATAAATGTAAGTAAAAATGATATTTACCAAGTTGAATATGTAGATTTTGATATAAGTTCTCGTAAAATGAATATCAAAGGAAGAGATGAAGTTGCATACTGTCTTGAAATTGATAAAGATTATCCTGGAAATCAAGTATTTAAACTTAATGGATCACCTGATAAAAAAATATCTAATATAATAGCAGCAGGATATCCAAATAGATCTGCAAAAGATTTAAATGTATCTAATGATGATGAGGCATATTTTGCAACACAAGTGGCTATATGGAGTTATATTGAAGGTTACAATTTAAATAAAATCAAAGGAGATAAAAAAGTAGTTAATGCTATTAAAAAAGTTTATAACGATGGAGTAAACAATGCTTATACTAGTGATAATGAATATAAAGTATATACACCATCAAATAAATCCATACAAGAAGCAGTAGTTATTTTTACTAATAAAACTACACCTGAAGAACCTACAACTCCTGAACCAAAACCTGAAGAACCTACTGTTCCAGAAGAGCCTACTACACCAGAGATACCAACTGTTCCAGAAGTACCGACAGTTCCGGAAGTACCAACAGTTCCTGAAAAACCAGTAGTGCCTGAAACACCAACTACACCTGAAATAAAACCTGAAATTCCAACTACACCTCCAAGTATCACAGAAGATATTGATGGTGGAGAAAATAAAGTTGAAAGTACCGAACCTCATTACCCACCACAAGAAGGTTAATACACATAGCTTTGGCTTTATCAAAATAATCTTATAATAATCGATAAAAAGAGAATTCATTAATTAAACTGCCTAATTTTCAGGTTCAGTTTAAAATTTCGAATTCTCTTTTTTTCATAATAATAGTATTTTAAAATTTCATTTAACCTTTATTTTTTATTTTTAAAGCTATAAATGTTATTATAAATAAAATAACTAAAAATTTAATTACAGTTATATTTAAAAAAAGTATATTATAATCCACTAATTCACTCTCCTAAATAATTATTCACTCAGAAATCGTTCTACCACTTCTGGATCATAATGAGAAAAAAATAGACTTTTTCCTTTGTCCAAATCTCTAATTATCTTTTTATCCTTATTGGATAGTTCAAAATTAAATATATCAAAATTTTCTATCATTCTAGATTTTTGAATTGATTTAGGTATAACAACGATATCATTTTCTATTAAAAATCTTAAAATTATCTGTGGTACGGACTTTCTATACTTATTTGCAATTTTCAAAAGTATTTTATTTGAAAACATTTTATTTGCACCTTCTGCAAAAGGAGCCCAACCTTCATGCTGAACTCCATATTTATTCATGATTTCACGTTCTTTAATCTGCTGATAATATATATGAGTTTCTACTTGGTTTATAGCTGGTATTACTTCTTGAAATTTACATATGTCAATTAATCTATCTGGATAAAAATTGCTGACTCCAATAGCTCGTACCTTTTCACATTTATAAGCCTCTACCATAGCTCTATATACTCCGTAATAGTCCCCAAAAGGTTCATGTATAAGAATCAAATCAATATAATCTGTTTTTAATTTCTTCAATGATTCATCAATTGATACTTTGGCTTTTTCATATCCACTATTAGAAATCCATATCTTAGTTGTTATAAATAACTCTTCTCTTTTAACTCCACATTTTTTTATAGCATTACCTACACCATCTTCATTAGAATAAACTTGTGCAGTATCAATTAATCTATATCCAACAGAAATAGCATCTAATACACATCTTTCAGTTTCATCATTGTTAATCTGATAAACTCCATATCCTAAAATTGGCATTTCAATTCCATTATTTAAAGTTACATACTTCATTTTAAGCACCTCCATATATAAACATATGCTTAAAATCAAAATTAAACTCTTTCTATATATTAATGTTACCCATTTAACTCTACTAATTTTTTCTCTAATTCCTGAAAAAATTCTTTATTTTTTTCCTTAATCTCTATATTACTATTAATATAATCATTTATTTTCTCATCAGAATTTATATTTTCATTTAAATTATCAACCCATTTTCCTTCATCATCATTTAAGTTATCATAGTTAGTTATATACCACTTATTATCATTTTCTCTCAATATATATTTTTCACAAACATTAATTTTTCCTTCTATATCCTTCATACAATATGAGTATTGAACAACTACAAATGCCAAATCATCCCTAATATCTGATTCATATATATTTATGTCATTTATTTCAGTAATTTTGTATATTTCTATAAAACTCTGAGATTTATCCACATCATAATTAAAATTATAAAATTTTTTCAATGAAATTTCGTCTAAATCTAATATACTGTTTAAATATTCAGTTATTGTACTTTCAGGAGAATCCATTTTAAAATCTTGTATCTCCTCCATTTCCCCT encodes the following:
- a CDS encoding thioester domain-containing protein; this encodes MKLKKQFKQILCVLAVLIVFSNIIGASSDSFPKELKINVSKNDIYQVEYVDFDISSRKMNIKGRDEVAYCLEIDKDYPGNQVFKLNGSPDKKISNIIAAGYPNRSAKDLNVSNDDEAYFATQVAIWSYIEGYNLNKIKGDKKVVNAIKKVYNDGVNNAYTSDNEYKVYTPSNKSIQEAVVIFTNKTTPEEPTTPEPKPEEPTVPEEPTTPEIPTVPEVPTVPEVPTVPEKPVVPETPTTPEIKPEIPTTPPSITEDIDGGENKVESTEPHYPPQEG
- a CDS encoding GNAT family N-acetyltransferase gives rise to the protein MLKLVLPDITHKDKVISYKEEFRKNCESMDGTAGLESTESYEQWMKHIKENSNKETVKEGFVPATTFLAIRQEDNELVGMIDIRHELNEFLFDFGGNIGYSIRKGERRKGYATEMLKLALEECKKIGLDKILLTCSKTNLGSAKTMVNNGAVLEREVKKWQDIIQRYWIVL
- a CDS encoding aldo/keto reductase; the encoded protein is MKYVTLNNGIEMPILGYGVYQINNDETERCVLDAISVGYRLIDTAQVYSNEDGVGNAIKKCGVKREELFITTKIWISNSGYEKAKVSIDESLKKLKTDYIDLILIHEPFGDYYGVYRAMVEAYKCEKVRAIGVSNFYPDRLIDICKFQEVIPAINQVETHIYYQQIKEREIMNKYGVQHEGWAPFAEGANKMFSNKILLKIANKYRKSVPQIILRFLIENDIVVIPKSIQKSRMIENFDIFNFELSNKDKKIIRDLDKGKSLFFSHYDPEVVERFLSE
- a CDS encoding GTP pyrophosphokinase, producing MSIKEFEYLDVAIAKLEDKYDDLEELSVVIQDNFFEILKENSIEFLNISARVKSPESLKEKILRNKYYKRYPDGNKLIYNLSDLIGVRIECRFADDERNIYRFFKKYFNKNSDGNYYYNENDDNFYLKLEGKQPQKQKNGFTIYRIDGKYVFNGNDIPFELQIKSLVNMFWGEIEHEIIYKNSNYIIENNFLKDIMGSIKNNLSMIDKQLVTVFNHFETKKKTDSDSRKKHLENIVSKIIYDLFANKMKNSIGMTVDFKKSCETIIRYAFVSEDYESEDKYTEVLIKALTRLSEITNESIDFNSDIMFERKIKFEDEFTKRLGEYFQSVINNEFSWNLFFRILFTLEPLNNAGDFEKFLEFLRVNFIESKYISKQKEVLKEKFKERYIEIENAITLQTVESLIDVDKIDIVYDYNIYDINDEVEDIYRQISNNISSIDQWEKESVRILDKLDAEIKDIFA
- a CDS encoding 2'-5' RNA ligase family protein; translated protein: MYLISLYFDEKIEKTIQQLIDKVAEKSGNKYMIEGRVPPHITISAFETEEESKVINVIDKVMREIKRGTLNWVSIGVFKKQVIFLMPVLNEYLHNLSFLINDSLLSVSDITFNKFYMPMQWVPHTTIGKKLSEEEMIIAFKTLQNNFKMFSGQVTKIGLAKTNPYEEIKVWIL
- a CDS encoding methyl-accepting chemotaxis protein translates to MKTKTKDKNNEKTLKTKLLFSFLSVGILPLIIFALICGVIIKSSMYSSEILSLKQISRMITDNLDNWADDNVILVEDIATSQTVYSTDIDSIQQELRNKQGQDTGILNIMYVDTNGNIIADSLGSKGENISSEPYFKDVSKGYSYVSDVLVYENNLSYIIFSSPVKQNNKVVGYIVNKVKTESIEDSIGTIFYSEDGQVYTFNNNGYITYHSDYTKIMNENILESSSELSKGAEKALDGNFNSINYTYNGEKGVAVYNFIPSLKWGTMTTTPNSEIYKGFKNAFITVFPIVIVIIVLIVGVALYILKLFTKPINEMASLTKEVANGNLSVQCDLTGASEITNIGNDLNEMVNSLRNLVLSIDSKSNDLKDASVELEELASSAEENSRDISSAMTEIADTSVAQASKTDDILSYVRNLDEKISEVTKKLGETNSALKISDDALKKGNKGTKELKNSTEEQFKLVDQAVDEVNELSQFVLNIDRIIETISEISNQTSLLALNASIEAARAGESGKGFAVVAEEVGKLANESKEATQETAEILNTIRNKADLTTKLMSSIDEGMKVQNLTVNETLAIFDEITNADSKISDNIKSFNNLIDYIKDFSENLLELIETLASSSEESAAVSEEVTASSEDQISVVEKVKVAGDKILKVVDELKVNIDKFKTE